A genomic stretch from Deltaproteobacteria bacterium includes:
- a CDS encoding IS110 family transposase, with amino-acid sequence MNHFAGLDVSLEWTSVCVVDAEGGIVREAKVASEPAALAAFFTGLDFGVTRICLEAGPLSQWLHDGLAEAGLPVVCAETRQLKAVLSATVNKSDRDDARGIAQLVRANLIRPVHVKTVSSQEKRMLLANRKFMLKQLCDAEAQIRGTLRNFGLKMGKVTRRGLEARVGGLVADRPELARLVAPMLRARSALLAEYVRLHRMMLEAVRVDPVCRRLMTVPGVGPVTALTFRASVDVPSRFARSRSVGAHFGLAPRKWQSGEVDRTGRISRCGDAMMRTALYEAANALLGRTTRWSWLKAWAMGVAKRRGKARAKVALARRLGVIMHRMWMDGTEFRWKRDGVDEVAA; translated from the coding sequence ATGAACCATTTTGCAGGACTCGACGTGTCGTTGGAGTGGACGAGCGTGTGCGTGGTGGACGCGGAGGGCGGGATCGTCCGGGAGGCGAAGGTCGCGAGCGAACCCGCGGCCCTCGCGGCGTTCTTCACCGGGCTGGACTTCGGCGTGACGCGCATCTGCCTCGAGGCGGGGCCGCTGTCTCAGTGGCTCCATGACGGCCTGGCCGAGGCCGGGCTCCCGGTGGTTTGCGCCGAGACGCGGCAGCTGAAGGCGGTGCTCTCGGCGACGGTGAACAAGAGCGACCGCGACGACGCGCGCGGGATCGCCCAGCTGGTTCGCGCGAACCTGATTCGCCCGGTGCACGTGAAGACGGTGTCGAGCCAGGAGAAACGCATGCTCCTCGCCAACCGAAAGTTCATGCTGAAGCAGCTGTGCGACGCCGAAGCCCAGATCCGGGGCACGCTGCGCAACTTCGGGCTGAAGATGGGCAAGGTCACCCGCCGCGGGCTGGAGGCGCGGGTAGGGGGTCTGGTCGCGGATCGCCCGGAGCTGGCGCGCCTGGTGGCGCCGATGCTGCGGGCTCGCTCTGCGTTGCTGGCGGAATACGTCCGGCTGCACAGGATGATGCTGGAGGCGGTACGCGTCGACCCGGTCTGCCGTCGCCTGATGACGGTTCCCGGCGTGGGTCCGGTGACGGCGCTCACCTTCCGGGCGAGCGTCGACGTGCCATCGCGTTTTGCGCGCTCGCGCTCGGTGGGCGCGCACTTCGGGCTTGCGCCTCGCAAGTGGCAATCCGGAGAGGTCGACCGAACGGGAAGAATCTCCAGGTGCGGCGACGCGATGATGCGCACGGCGCTCTACGAAGCCGCTAACGCCTTGCTCGGGCGCACGACGCGGTGGTCGTGGCTGAAAGCCTGGGCGATGGGTGTGGCGAAGCGTCGCGGCAAGGCGCGCGCGAAGGTTGCGCTCGCCCGCCGGCTCGGCGTCATCATGCACCGCATGTGGATGGACGGCACCGAGTTCCGCTGGAAACGCGACGGCGTGGATGAAGTAGCCGCCTGA